A genomic region of Pseudomonas sp. RSB 5.4 contains the following coding sequences:
- a CDS encoding DUF971 domain-containing protein, with the protein MNPLSLGNSQSEQTLRLSWPDGRESLFNHAELRRQCPCSQCRAFRLKGVTPLVDDRVRLIEINPQGYGVQLVFSDGHQRGIYPWDYLAQLGS; encoded by the coding sequence ATGAACCCGCTGTCGCTGGGCAATTCGCAGAGCGAGCAGACCCTGCGCCTGAGCTGGCCGGACGGCCGCGAGTCGCTGTTCAATCACGCCGAACTGCGCCGCCAGTGCCCGTGCTCGCAGTGCCGTGCGTTTCGCCTGAAAGGCGTTACTCCGCTGGTGGATGACCGTGTTCGTCTGATCGAGATCAACCCGCAGGGGTATGGCGTGCAACTGGTGTTCAGCGACGGCCATCAACGCGGGATCTACCCGTGGGACTACCTGGCA
- a CDS encoding HEAT repeat domain-containing protein, with product MTSFFAVTDNDDILALQPRLTADDAGVRRIALIELADLEEPDGLLWLVEKLSEDPAEEVRAEAARLLEAWEDEPVVTALCQALTDPSPAVQAAAAQSLSLLKTEAAGRVILPWTDHAEVSVRIAAFRALRELRFAEAAPAAIAALNDSDANVRREAVGVLGWLKQLEALPALARLASADPDTEVRRAATGALGLASGGEVLPALRQALQDAAWQVREEAATTLGKVGHSDAGPALIAALGDDYWQVRLRATRSLGRLRFAPALDALIETLGHRISNLRKEAALALGELNDRGAVAALQAAQDDGDPEVRKAVRIALSQLQ from the coding sequence ATGACCTCATTTTTTGCTGTGACCGATAACGACGACATCCTTGCCCTGCAACCGCGTCTGACCGCTGATGATGCCGGTGTGCGGCGCATTGCCCTGATTGAACTGGCTGACCTGGAAGAGCCGGACGGCCTGCTGTGGCTGGTTGAAAAACTGAGCGAAGATCCCGCCGAAGAAGTCCGCGCCGAAGCCGCGCGGCTGCTGGAAGCCTGGGAGGACGAACCGGTGGTGACTGCGCTGTGTCAGGCGCTGACCGATCCGTCTCCGGCCGTGCAGGCAGCCGCCGCGCAAAGCCTGAGTCTGCTCAAAACCGAAGCGGCAGGCCGGGTAATTCTGCCGTGGACCGATCACGCCGAAGTCAGTGTGCGAATCGCCGCGTTCCGTGCCTTGCGCGAACTGCGTTTCGCCGAGGCCGCACCGGCTGCAATTGCGGCACTCAACGACAGCGACGCCAACGTACGCCGCGAAGCCGTGGGCGTTCTGGGCTGGCTCAAACAGCTCGAAGCACTGCCAGCCTTGGCGCGACTCGCCAGCGCCGACCCGGACACCGAAGTGCGCCGCGCCGCCACCGGTGCCCTCGGTCTGGCGTCCGGTGGCGAAGTGCTGCCGGCCCTGCGTCAGGCGCTGCAGGACGCTGCCTGGCAAGTGCGCGAAGAAGCGGCCACGACGCTGGGCAAAGTCGGCCACAGCGACGCCGGTCCGGCGTTGATCGCCGCCCTCGGCGATGACTATTGGCAAGTGCGCTTGCGCGCCACTCGCAGCCTCGGTCGTTTGCGTTTTGCACCGGCGCTGGACGCTCTGATCGAGACCCTCGGCCATCGCATCAGCAACCTGCGCAAGGAAGCCGCGCTGGCCCTCGGTGAGTTGAATGATCGCGGCGCGGTGGCGGCGTTGCAGGCGGCGCAGGATGACGGTGATCCGGAAGTGCGCAAAGCGGTGCGGATTGCCTTGAGTCAGCTGCAATGA
- a CDS encoding ABC transporter ATP-binding protein, with translation MSAMQTPEGRIDIRQLSIVLGEGQHAFEAVQGLDCQIEPGQFVCILGPSGCGKSTLLGALAGHLQAHAGSLKVDGGEVCGPSPQRGMVFQHHTLFPWRTVRDNVAFGLKMRGIGKAERHRAADEMLKLVGLDGFAERWPDQLSGGMQQRVEIARVLVNRPRLLLMDEPFGALDALTRLNMQELLLDIWTRIRTTVVFVTHDIDEALFLADRLLVMSARPGRIIEDLRLDFPRPRTSELVTSPEFSRLKRHCLDLLRHDNPRPLPRLNPLGLPPEIPLPRFAL, from the coding sequence ATGAGCGCAATGCAAACCCCCGAAGGGCGGATCGATATTCGCCAGTTGTCGATCGTTCTCGGCGAAGGCCAACACGCTTTCGAAGCCGTGCAGGGGCTGGATTGTCAGATCGAGCCGGGCCAGTTCGTGTGCATTCTCGGCCCGTCCGGTTGCGGCAAATCGACCTTGCTCGGTGCACTGGCCGGGCACCTGCAAGCCCATGCCGGCAGCCTCAAAGTCGATGGCGGCGAGGTCTGCGGGCCGTCGCCGCAACGTGGCATGGTGTTCCAGCATCACACGCTGTTTCCGTGGCGCACGGTGCGCGACAACGTCGCTTTCGGCCTGAAGATGCGCGGCATCGGCAAGGCTGAACGGCATCGCGCGGCGGACGAAATGCTCAAACTGGTCGGCCTCGACGGCTTCGCCGAACGCTGGCCCGATCAGCTTTCCGGCGGCATGCAACAACGGGTCGAGATCGCTCGGGTGCTGGTCAACCGTCCACGGCTGTTGTTGATGGACGAACCGTTTGGTGCGCTGGATGCCTTGACCCGCTTGAACATGCAGGAATTGCTGCTGGACATCTGGACGCGCATCCGCACCACCGTGGTGTTCGTTACTCACGATATCGACGAGGCGCTGTTTCTCGCCGATCGCTTGCTGGTGATGAGCGCGCGACCGGGGCGAATCATCGAGGACCTGCGCCTGGACTTCCCGCGTCCGCGTACCAGCGAACTGGTGACCAGCCCCGAATTCTCCCGCCTCAAACGCCATTGCCTCGACCTGCTGCGCCACGACAACCCCCGACCGCTGCCGCGCCTCAACCCGCTCGGCCTGCCTCCCGAAATCCCTTTGCCGCGATTTGCCCTATGA
- a CDS encoding ABC transporter permease, giving the protein MKIPKPRWITRATSIALCLLFWQLAASHHWNLGLVTFANVPTPLAVIEAALGLGDSGKLLQHLTASLSRVFAGYLAALIIGIALGLAIGRSKWAEDLLLPPLEVLRPIPAVAWIPLAILMFPSSELSMVFITFTGALFPILLNTVHGVEGVDPRLIASAKSLGAGRRAILLEVILPGAAPSIITGLAIGMGTSWFCLVTAEMISGQFGIGYYTWESYTIQNYADIVVGMLLIGVLGMGSSLLIKRLGGLFTPWHRPRGKA; this is encoded by the coding sequence ATGAAAATCCCAAAACCCCGCTGGATCACCAGAGCAACCTCCATAGCGCTCTGCCTGCTGTTCTGGCAACTCGCCGCCAGTCACCACTGGAACCTCGGCCTGGTCACCTTCGCCAACGTGCCAACCCCACTGGCCGTGATCGAAGCGGCGCTGGGTCTGGGCGATTCCGGCAAGTTGCTGCAACACTTGACTGCCAGCCTCAGCCGCGTGTTCGCCGGCTATCTCGCGGCATTGATCATCGGCATCGCCCTGGGTCTCGCCATCGGCCGCTCGAAATGGGCCGAAGACCTGCTGTTGCCACCACTCGAAGTGCTGCGTCCGATTCCGGCGGTGGCATGGATTCCGCTGGCGATCCTGATGTTCCCGTCGTCGGAGCTGTCGATGGTATTCATCACCTTCACCGGTGCGTTGTTCCCGATTTTGCTCAACACCGTGCACGGGGTGGAAGGGGTCGACCCACGGCTGATCGCCTCGGCAAAAAGCCTTGGGGCAGGGCGTCGGGCGATTCTGCTGGAAGTGATTTTGCCCGGCGCCGCACCGAGCATCATTACTGGCCTCGCCATCGGCATGGGCACCTCGTGGTTCTGTCTGGTCACGGCGGAAATGATCTCCGGCCAGTTCGGCATCGGTTACTACACCTGGGAGTCCTACACCATTCAGAACTACGCCGACATCGTCGTCGGCATGCTGCTGATCGGTGTGCTGGGCATGGGCAGCAGTCTGCTGATCAAGCGTCTGGGCGGGCTGTTCACGCCCTGGCACCGACCACGAGGAAAAGCCTGA